The following coding sequences lie in one Rutidosis leptorrhynchoides isolate AG116_Rl617_1_P2 chromosome 4, CSIRO_AGI_Rlap_v1, whole genome shotgun sequence genomic window:
- the LOC139842824 gene encoding uncharacterized protein, with product MEALKKATRAGNGHGIRQPAVNIDFEVKGQILNMITHQCQIRGTPKEDAFEHLQNFKSICNLFKVAQVEDTVIYLRVFPWSLKDDTKDWLESLPEGDIDSWTTMKDKFLLRFFPASKAAQLQSDINHFTHKPHETLYDAWTWFGPHLTKDCNQASMEEQVNYLGNQYNNQYQGGSSGYQRNGPPGFVNRNQNKSYVDKGPSLEELLQGFVIKTDESITALRQDSESTKQQVRSQQASIQNLERDVGHIAQSLTEGPSGALPSNTQANPNVNGPPRTILTNNNRSDMKNKVPQVPTYSHVNAFSGDEGYDFDEVIPTYTHNGVDSWIRVSDITLAYGNYLMSLMTGSSSSLGNQESKVKSVETTESPEFNVDEIKVEEEVKPSHKLKVYKPPIPYPRAIQSEQPKDTFCKSINSNENIYVHVPLVDVLAGMPNYGKFLKDLMAKKGEHEQASSAFLEAECAAILEKSDMPPKLGDPGPFIVPCRIDDSEIFRCLTDSGESINLMPLSVYSRLGLDELKSTNTGVRLINQSISKPIGIAENLVIKIGELEFPADFVVVDMPKDKVVPIVLGRPFLATAGALTEWRTCNLILRDSGKTLSFQTKFSVKPTPTPIDSVNVLTSETDNVKTKTSRKPKCRGGVIKEKPVVKLPDDSVVDRSMRRLFGRVKKAMNEKDEQLRLRLVSNLSKKEKVKLRELTRESSAADDWLLSIFGDGSVENGGSHVLHNVMTIEEWPSVQSHLSLRFAIILLYIRLCFSH from the exons ATGGAAGCTTTAAAgaaagccacaagggctggtaaTGGACATGGCATTAGACAACCGGCAGTCAACATAGATTTTGAGGTCAAGGGGCAGATTCTTAACATGATAACTCATCAATGTCAGatcaggggtacaccgaaagaggatgcattcgagcaccTTCAAAATTTTAAGAGTATTTGTAATTTGTTCAAGGTTGCTCAGGTTGAAGATACTGTTAtttatttgagggtttttccttggtctttgaaagatgacaCCAAGGACTGGTTAGAATCATTGCCTGAAGGTGATATTGATAGTTGGACTACGATGAAAGATAAGTTTCTGCTGCGTTTCTTTCCAGCTTCTAAGGCTGCTCAATTGCAAAGTGACATTAATCACTTCACTCAtaagccacatgagacactttatgatgcatgGACATGGTTTG GGCCACATCTCACAAAGGATTGTAATCAGGCATCTATGGAAGAGCAGGTGAACTACTTGGGTAATCAATACAATAATCAGTACCAAGGAGGTAGTTCGGGTTATCAAAGGAACGGACCACCGGGGTTcgttaatcgaaatcaaaataaGTCATATGTGGATAAGGGTCCTTCATTAGAGGAGTTGTTGCAGGGTTTTGTAATAAAGACGGATGAAAGCATCACGGCGTTGAGGCAAGATAGTGAATCAACAAAACAGCAAGTGAGAAGTCAACAGGcctcgattcagaatttagaacggGATGTGGGGCATATAGCTCAGTCGCTCACGGAGGGACCATCGGGTGCTCTCCCTTCGAATACGCAAGCCAATCCGAATGTCAATGGGCCACCCCGAACAATCTTGACTAATAATAACCGAAGTGATATGAAAAATAaagtgcctcaggttcctaccTATTCGCATGTTAATGCTTTTTCTGGTGATGAGGGTTATGATTTCGATGAGGTTATTCCTACTTATACTCATAATGGTGTAGACAGTTGGATTCGAGTTAGTGATATAACTCTCGCGTATGGTAATTACTTGATGAGTTTGATGACGGGGAGTTCTTCTAGTTTGGGTAATCAAGAGTCGAAAGTGAAGAGTGTTGAGACTACCGAGTCTCCTGAGTTTAATGTTGATGAGATTAAAGTGGAAGAAGAGGTGAAACCTTCACATAAGTTGAAAGTGTACAAGCCGCCCATTCCATATCCAAGAGCTATTCAGTCCGAGCAACCAAAGGACACTTTTTGTAAGTCTATTAATTCTAATGAAAATATTTATGTGCATGTACCTTTAGTTGATgttcttgcaggtatgcccaattatGGAAAATTTTTGAAAGATTTAATGGCAAAGAAGGGTGAGCATGAGCAGGCATCCTCCGCGTTTCTTGAAGCGGAATGTGCTGCTATTTTGGAAAAGAGTGATATGCCACCAAAGTTAGGTGATCCCGGGCCATTCATAGTGCCCTGTAGGATTGATGACTCTGAAATTTTTAGGTGTTTAACTGATTCAGGTgagagtatcaatcttatgccattaTCTGTTTATTCACGTTTGGGTTTAGATGAACTTAAGTCGACTAATACTGGAGTTAGATTGATTAACCAGTCAATTAGTAAAcccatagggattgctgaaaatttGGTGATTAAAATAGGTGAATTAGAGTTCCCAGCAGACTTTGTGGTTGTTGATATGCCGAAGGATAAAGTTGTACCCAttgttttaggtagaccatttttagcaactgcaggTGCATTAACTGAATGGAGGACTTGTAACTTGATTTTGAGAGATAGTGGTAAAACTTTAAGTTTTCAGACAAAGTTTAGTGTTAAACCAACACCTACACCCATTGATTCTGTGAATGTGCTAACTAGTGAAACTGATAATGTTAAAACTAAGACTAGTAGAAAGCCTAAGTGTAGGGGTGGAGTTATTAAAGAAAAACCCGTGGTTAAACTGCCCGATGATAGTGTTGTTGATAGGTCTATGCGAAGGTTATTCGGGCGGGTTAAGAAAGCGATGAATGAGAAAGATGAGCAGTTAAGACTCCGGTTAGTTTCTAATTTATCTAAAAAAGAAAAGGTAAAGTTGAGGGAACTGACTAGGGAGTCAAGTGCCGCGGATGATTGGTTGTTAAGTATATTTGGTGATGGTAGTGTTGAAAATGGTGGTTCCCAT GTACTACATAATGTGATGACAATCGAGGAATGGCCGTCAGTGCAGAGCCATCTGTCACTTCGTTTCGCGATTATATTGCTCTACATCCGGTTATGTTTTTCTCATTAa